In Flavobacterium praedii, the DNA window CTAAATAAAACAATTCTAAAGCATTCATTTTTTCATGGAAAAAATCAAATATCTCATCCCAATACTTACGATTACTTACACTTACATTTAATTTTTCAACCCAAATACGGCTGATGGTTTTTCCATTTTCCAAAGTATGATTTCTTTCATAGACCAAATCTTTGACAAATTCATCTTCTATAATATTTTTTAGGGCCACTAATTTGTCAAAATATTGCATTCTCAATTCCTTGTTTCGCATTTCAATATCGATATGTACTTGAGCTTTGGTGTTTTCTACATAAAATTTAAAAGAAAAATCTTTTATTTTCGTGTCATACAACACCCATTTTCTGGGGTATTTTTGAGCAAATTCAACCCAAAATTCGTGTTTAAGTTTTTGATTTTCTTCCTTACTATACATACTATTTGGTTTTTGTGTTGAAAACTTGTTTGACACTGTTTTCTAAACTATATTTATAATTAATTTGTTTGCAAAAATAAACTTTGATTATGGATTTTCAAGACTTTTTACAATTAGTTCCATATTTTAATGATGTAAATCTTCCAGGCGAAGAAGCGCATAATTTAATGGTGCCAAATGAACGGTTGGAAAAAATGAAATCCATCGATATGAATCTAGTCAGTCCTAAAATTGCAGCCGTAATGATGTTGTTTTATCCAAAAGACGGAATTACTCATTTGGTTTTAATTGTTCGAAATTCCTACAAAGGAGTTCACTCTTCTCAAATAGCCTTTCCAGGTGGAAAGTATGAAACGGAAGACGCCAACTTTGAGAAAACGGCATTAAGAGAAACCTATGAAGAAATTGGTATTCATCCTAGTAAAATTGAAGTATTAAAAGCATTTACTCAATTGTATATTCAGCCAAGTAATTTTATGGTTTATCCTTTTTTGGGTATTTGCAAAGAGGAAATATCTTTTTATCCAGATTCTATCGAAGTGGCTGATATTATTGAACTACCATTATCTACCTTTTTAAGTGATGCTATTATTGTAAAAACAAAAATGAATACTTCATATTCAATTGATATTGATGTACCTGCATTTGAAATTGATGGTAAAATTGTTTGGGGAGCAACGGCAATGATGTTAAGTGAATTGAAAGTAATTTTGAAATATATTTTAAAAAAAAGCAAATTATAAATTGAACTTGTTTTGTTAAAAGGGCGCTTTTTTAGTATTTAAAAAGGAAAAAAAATCGTAATTTTGCAATCCCAAATCTTAAAAAAAAACAATCTATCTTATGGGATTATTTAAGCGAAATCCTTTTGGACACATCCTATTTATAAAAAAATGGTTGATTCGAATCTTCGGATTTATTAGCCACAGAAGGTATCGTGGTTTTAATGAACTGCAAATTGAAGGTTCTGAAATTATTAAAAACCTACCAGATACCAACGTACTTTTTATTTCCAATCATCAAACTTATTTTGCAGATGTAACAGCCATGTTTCATGTCTTTAATGCCAGTTTAAGCGGTCGTGAAGATTCTATTAAGAATGTTTGGTATATGTGGAATCCTAAATTGAATATGTATTATGTAGCAGCCAAAGAAACTATGAAAGCAGGATTACTGCCGAGAATCATGGCGTATGCAGGTGCAATTTCAGTAGAACGTACTTGGCGTGCCAAAGGCGAAGATGTAAAAGAAAAAAAAGATGTAAATCCAAATGATACGGAGAATATTAAAATTGCATTAGATGATGGTTGGGTAATTACGTTTCCTCAAGGCACTACCAAATCGTTTAAACCTGTTCGAAAAGGAACAGCACATATCATAAAACAACACCGACCTATAGTTGTTCCAATAGTAATTGATGGTTTCCGACGTTCGTTTTGCAAGAAAGGTTTACGGATGAAAAAGAAAGGAATCCTTCAATCCTTCATCATCAAAGAACCTTTGGATATCGACTACGATAATGATACCATTGATGAAATTGTAGAAAAAGTAGAATACGCCATCGAGCAACATCCTTCTTTCTTAAAAGTAATTCCATTAGAAGAACTTCAGGAACAAGAAGAATTGAATAAAAAAAGACAGTGGGATTATTAGAAAGTGAGTCGTGAAAAGTGAATGGTTAACATTTGATTTAACTATTCACTTTTCACGACTCACTTAAAATTACAAATCAATTTTCTTTAATTCTTCAAAGTTATTCTGCAAACGCTTTAATAAAATCCCATAGATTAATTTGTAAATCAGCCAGAAAGCGCAGGTAAAAATTGCTGTGGCTATAATTAATACTAAGAAAGATATTAATGCAATATTCAAGGGCATTTCGGGATGGACAACACCATTTTTTGAGGCACCTTCCAAATAGCCTTCATAAAATAAATAGCCTCCAAAAATGATAAAAAATACGGCAAAAAACGTTAAGTTAAACGCAATATATTGTTTGACCACTCTTCGTGTTTTTAATATCGTAGCGATGAGTTTTTTGGTATTATCATCTACAGCAATTTTGCGATACATCGTATAAAACTTAAAAATAAAGAATAAAATCACAGCATACAATATCACAGTCGTAGCTATATAATATCCATAAACACCCAAGTGTTTAATTAATTCTACATTTTTCTCGTCGTATTTGGTAAACGATAAAGCCAATCCTAGGACTAGTCCCAATCCCAGTTCTAAAATACTAATTATAAAAATCCACTTCACCACCGATGAAGATCGTTTGTGAATCATTTTGTAAATCTCGTTTTCCGATATCTGTTCAAAAGAAGCAGCGTTCTTTTTCCAGTCTTTTTTTAATAAATCCAACTCTTTCATACGCCTAATGGATTTAATATTTTTTTTAATTTCCCTTTTATTCGATTCATTTTTACCCTTGCATTCACTTCACTAATTCCTAAAGTTTCCGAAATTTCGGTATAATCCTTGTCTTCCAAATACATAAATACTAACGCTTTTTCAATATCATTCAGCTGATAAACTGCCTTATACATCAATTTCAACTGCTCTTCTTCTTCATAATTATATTCTATGTCATGCGTAAAATGTTGTCTACCTTCGTACTCAACTGTTGCAATGCTGCGCTTACTCTTTCGATACAAAGTAATTGCGGTATTCAAAGCAACTCGATAAGCCCAAGTCGAAAATTTACTTTCTCCCCTAAATTTAGGAAAAGCTTTCCACAACTGAATCGTGATTTCCTGAAACAAATCCTTATGAGCATCCTCCCCAGACGTATACAATCGACAAATCTTGTGGATTATATTCTGGTTTTCTTGCAGTTGCTTGACAAAAGAAGGTTCTAGATTTTCACTCATATTTCATTAGTACGCCGCCCGCACATTTTGTTACAAATCGACACATTTTTTATTAAAATAATCAAAATAATTAGAAGCAGAAATTGATCATTCATAGCATCTTTTCTCCCGCTGTCATTCCAATCTTTTTGAGAACTTTGTCAAAGTTCAAAACTTTGACAAAGTTCTCAAAAAGGATTTTCCCTTCCATCGGGGCTACTCCAGAAATTTAGTTTTTCATTAGATCTTACAGTTTAATCCTACAAATAACAGCATTTGTTAAAATTAATTTTCAAACCCTATAATTCATGTAAGTTTTTAGGTTGAATAATACTATATAACTGTCCGTAACTCATACCAAGAGTCTAAAAATTAAAAATATACCTTTGCGTCTCTGCGCCTTGCGAGCCCAATTTCAAGCAAAGTCGCAGCGACGCAAAGAACAGAAAGGAAAAGTTTTGTGAATAACATTCAACAATTAATCTATTCTTTGAAATGGTACTAGTCACGGATAGTCATATAATGTTAAGTAAAAACTAAGTCCATTTAAGTAAATACAAAACTTTTTTCACATATTTTTACTTTAATCACTACTTAGAAAGCTTGTTTACGTTGTCTTATATGACTTATGGTTCAAAATTAAATGCTGTTTAAAATAGAATTTAGCAGATCTTACTAAAAGGAATAAGGCTAGCTCATAACTTTTAATTTAAAAAGACCTTACTTTATAATAATTCACCATCAAATTCACAAACTTACTGTAACTGTCCATCCCGTCTTTTTGTTGGTTAATTTTTAGAAAACGGTCATAAAAAGCATGAAATCCCGTTTCAATTGGGGTTTGGTATTGTTCCCAAAAATCTTCACTTTCTTTATAGTTTTTCAAAATGCCAGGATGAACAGTTTTGAGTAATCGCTTCAATGTCTCTTCATTTCGTACTTGCCAATTCCCCAAACAATAGCGCAAAGCCATACAATATCCCGAATACTGAAAATACAAATTATCATTTTTTATCGAAGATAAAAATCCTATAAAGTTACATTCGCTCTCGCTGGCATATCCCATCTGATGTGCCATTTCATGATTCGTTGTCATTGGAAAACTGTACATCGGACCCAAATAATTCACCTGAGCTTCATTGGTAAACGGATTCAAATAACCGCCAAAACCCATGTAGGTTAAAGGCAAACTGAAAAGAGATTTCTTGATACTCAAATGCGAATAGGTAAAAAAGTCATACTCTCGAGATAAGTTTTGATATCCATTTTGGTTCATTTCAAAAACCTGATTTTGAGAATAGGGGAATACTACTTTTAGACTGTCATTTTTTGTAATTTGACTTTGAATGGCATTTGTTTTGGCAATTAATTTTTTGGTAAAAATCAATAAATCCGTATCGGTATAATCTCTTTCAATCGCCATTTTTTCAAACAAAGGTTCACGGTAATAATTCAATGCCCAAAGTATATGAAAGAAAAAATAAAACACGGATAAAACACTCAAAATAGTCAGAAGATTGTTTTTCCAATCTAACTTCCAAGATTTTCTTTTGGTCCAAAACCATTTTAAAGCGAATAAAATCAAAATAAAATAAATACAATCCCCAATTGAAAATGGAATTTTTCCTAAGACGATTCTCGAAAATTTTGACAGATAAACATAAAATCCGTTGCTGTAAAAACGTTCTACGCTTTCCGGAAAAAACCGAATGATTTTTAGAATTATGATTTGAATCAATAAGAATATGGGGAGAATGTAGCGGCGTTTCATTTTTTATAAATTGTATTGTAAAGAAACAAATTTTGGTCGTTTTTATACATTATTTTTTTTAAAAATAAATTTTGTTTATTTTATTGACTATTCTTTTATTTCTATTTATTAAAATAAATTATAAAAAAATAATGTTAAGTTGTTCAAGATTTGATTATTAACATTATTTTTTCTAAATTAAAATAAAGTTAAAAGATTGTATTTTCTGGTATTTATAAGTAAATTTAAATTTAATTCTTAAAAATTTGTTTATGATATTATATGGATCAGTACTTGCTTTAATTTTTATAGTGATAGTTGCTAGGCTTTTAATTTTAAAATATAATCCACAGGCAGTTTTACTATTTAGTGGTTTATTTATGTTGATAATTGCTTTGCTTTTAGGATTTAAAATGCCAATATTAGTGAAACCTACAGGATCAAGCTTTCTAAATATTTTTGAATATATTAAAGTAGCTTTTAGCGAAACCAACGCTCAAGTAGGATTATTAATTATGGCAATTGGAGGTTTCGTTGCATTTATTGAAAAAAATGGGGCTTCTGATGCTTTGGTTTATTTAGCTTTAAAACCATTGTCGCTTATGAAAAAGTATCCCTATATAATAGCCTCTTTAGTCATTCCAATAGGTCAATTTCTGTTTATTTGTATTCCATCTGCAGCAGGGCTCAGTTTGTTGTTAATGGCTTCCGTTTTTCCTATTATGGTAAATCTTGGAGTTAGTCGTTTATCAGCAGTATCTGTTATTACAGCAACAACCGCTTTTGGTGTTGGGCCTGCTTCTGTAATAACTGCTCGATCCGTTAAAATCATTGACACTTCATCAGTATCACATTTTTTTGATTCACAAATTCCGTTAATGGTTCCTTTAACAATAACATTAATGATTTGTTTCTTTTTTGTAAATAGATATTTTGATAAAAAAGAGAATTCAAGCGCAACTGTTCCAATCGAAGAAAAAGAAATAGTTTTAAAGGTACCTTTATATTATGCTATTTTGCCAATACTTCCATTGATTATATTATTAGTTTTCTCTGAAATGTTTTCGTTTTTTGAAACGCCTATTCACATAGATACTACTACTGTTATGATTATTTGCGTTTTTATTGGGCTACTGATGGATTTAATACGAACTCGAAATTTAAAAATGGTTTTTGAGTCTTTACAAATATTTTTTAATGGAATGGGTGATATTTTCAAGTCGGTTGTAACTTTAATTATTGCTGCCGAAATGTTTTCTAAAGGTTTAATCAGTTTACTATTTATAGATGGTTTGATTACAAGCTCACAAAGTATAGGATTAGGAGGTGTAGGGATTAGTATTGTTATGGCAGTAATGATATTTTTTGCTTCGGTTCTTATGGGAAGTGGAAATGCTGCTTTTTTTGCTTTTGGACCATTAGTCCCAAAAATCACAAATGAATTAGGGGTTTCTACTACCTCTATGATTTTGCCAATGGAATTTTCTGCTTCAATGGGTAGAACAGTTTCGCCAATTTCAGGAGTTCTTATTGCAAGTTCAAATATTGCCAAAGTTTCTCCATTTGACATTGCAAAAAGAAATGCAATCCCATTTGGGATCACTTTTTTGGTCATGATAATTATTCATTTTATACTATAATATATGCTAAAACTAATTAAAAATGCAGATGTATATACTCCAGAATCAATAGGAGTTAAAGATATTTTATTGGCAGGAGATAAAATAGTAGCGATAGAGAACTCTATTCCGAATTCAGATCTATATTCTCAAGTGTTTGATTTAAAAGGAAAAATACTTACTCCTGGATTGATTGATCAGCATGTTCATATTACCGGTGCAGGAGGTAAACATGGATTTGGATCCATGACTCCAGAAATTATGTTGTCTGAATTTATTGCTTGTGGAACTACTACTGTTGTTGGTTTGTTGGGCACCGATGGAAGTGCAAGAAGTATAAAAACACTTTATGCTAAAGCAAAGTCTTTGGAATCAGAAGGGATATCAGCCTATATTCTTACCAGTTATTTTGGATTGGATGCCGTAACTTTTACAGAATCTGTTCAAGATGATATGATTTTTATTGATAAAGTAGTTGGATGTAAAATAGCCATAAGTGATGAACGCTCTTCTTATCCTTTAGAAATTGACCTTCTTAGATTTTTAAAACAAGTACGGGTTGGTGGTTTGATTGCCGGAAAAAAAGGAATTTTACACATTCACTTAGGCGCTTTAAGTTCTAGAATGGATGTTTTATTGAAAATTGTAAAAGAATATGAATTTCCAATAGAACATATATCTCCAACACATGTTGGAAGATCTCTTCCTCTTTTTGAACAAGCAATTGAATTTGCAAAATTAGGAGGTATGATAGATATTACTTCTGGTGGTACAAAATATACAGATCCGTATAAATCAGTTTTATATGCTCTTGAAAAAGGAGTTTCTATTGATATGATGACATTTAGTAGTGATGGAAATGCAGGAATTGGGATAATGGATGAAAACGGTAGGACAATAGGATTTAAAAAAGCGCCGATTAATCTTAATTTAAAACAAGTACTATTATTGATTAAAGAAGGAAACGTGCCAATTGAAGAAGCCTTTAAATTAATAACAGCCAATCCTGCTAAAAACTTAGCCTTAAAAACAAAAGGTCATATAAAAATAGGATATGATGCTGATTTTTGTGCTTTTAATTCTGATTTAGAATTAACAGATGTTTTTGCAAAAGGAAAGCAAATGATGAAAGAAAAAGAGATTATAGTATTTGGAAATTTCGAATCCCAAAAATAGTGTGTTATTTAAAGTGAAAATACTATGAGTCAAATAGATAAAAAACTTTTGTTTTTAATGTTAATTTGTTTTTTCTTAAGCCTAAATGCTTGGGCTCAAGATGAAGATATGCAAGAATCTGTTCAGTCTGAGGATACAGAATATGATTCTGTTATTACAAAGTATGATACTGAAAATAGTAGTTTAGTACGAATCAAAAAAAATTACAAACTAGGAGATGGAGTAACTTTTATTACCAAAAATGGGAGTTTTAATATTACACAAAGCTTACAAACTTTGTATAATATGCAAACTCCAGATGAATTTGATTCTTTTTCTTCTCAATTTCGTATTAGAAGAGCAAGAATGAAAATGAGTGGAAATGCTTTTGATAATAAATTGTATTATAGATTTAGATTGAATTTTGCTTCGAATTATCAGAGTGCTACAAGTGGGGCTAGATCCTATAATCCTGTTCTTCAGGATGCTTATATCGAATATAGGCCAACACCAAACCAAAGAATTAATTTTGGATTGCGAGCAGATTATATTGACACAAGAGAAATTCGTTTTGAAGGGGAAGTGTTAGGATTTGTTGAAAGAAGTGCTGTTCCAGATGCTTTTGATGCGATTTTTGATTATGGAATACGATATACAGGAACTTTTAGAGTATTTAATAAACAATTGATAAAACCATACGCTTCTATTACTACTGGTGAGGGAAATGCAGCTCTTCAGCAAAATTATGGAGGTTTTAAATATGGTGTTCGATTAGATTATTTACCTTTTGGTGAATTTACAAAATCAGGAGAATTTTACATGGAAGATATGATCCGTGAACCAAAACCTAAATTAGTGTTTGGTGGAATTTATAGTTACGCAGATGGAGCATCTTCTGCAAAAGGCACAAATGGAGGGCGTTACATATATGGAGGAACAACAGAAAACATTCTTCTTCCAGATTATATAAAATATGGTGTTGATTATTTGTTTAAATACCGTGGTTTTTATTCCTTAGGTTCATTTGTAAAGACCAAAGCTACCGTTCCAAGTGGAATTGCCGGAGAATTTAATCTTTCGGGCGTTTTTGTACCCTATAAAAATGAAACTCCAGAGCAAATACAAAATAAAGTATTATCAAGGCTAAATCTAGGATATGGGTATAATATTCAAGCTGGTTATTTATTGCCTTCAGATATTTCATTTGGTTTGCGTTATTCTCATTTATATCAAGACCAACAATCTGCTAGTTTTGCGGCTTTAAATAACTTTTACTCTTTTGTGGCAACAAAATATTTTTCAGGAAAATCATTTAAACTTCAAGGAGAATTAGGTTATCAAGAGTATGCCGAACCAACTTTATTAGCTAATGGAAGTTATTTAGCCCAAATAATGTTAACCATTGTATTATAATTTATTAAAAAGAGGGATATATGAAAACCTTATTATATTATTTGTTTTTTTCAATTACTGCAACATCCTGTTTTGCACAAGAAAAAAATGGGATCTATGAAAAATTCTTCACAGACCCTGTTCAGGATATTCCTTTTCCGATTGCAAAAGGAAGCTCATACTATTCAGGGTATCAAAACACACTGGATTATATCAACCGTTTGACTGTTTCATATCCTGAATTAGTAACTGTAAGTAGTATTGGAGCCTCTCAAAGAGGTTATAAAGTACCTTTAGTCATTTTTTCTAAAAAAAACAATATCCCCGAACAAGATAAAATTCGTGTTTGTTTTCTATCTAGCGTTCATGGTGATGAACCTATAAGTACAGATGGGATGTTGTTTTTAATGGATCAATTGAGTAATAATGACAAATACAGTCAAGTTCTTGATAATATTATTCTAGAAATAATCCCAATTGTCAATGTTGATGGCTATATTGATGATAAAAGAGATTCAAATAATGGAACTGATTTAAATAGAAACTTGACGATTTTAAATGTAGTCGAAACCGTAAATTTAAAAAATGCCATTAATAAATTTAACCCTCATATTGTCATTGATTTCCATGAATATGGGCCAGCTAGAAAAGATTTTTTAGAAATAGATGATTGTCTTACATCTAGTTATGATGCCATGTTCTTGTATACGGGGAATTTAAATGTAAACAATTCTATTCGGAAAGTGATAGTTGATGATTTTGTAACACCAACAAAATTAAAATTAGAACAAAACAACAGAAAAGTAACTGACTATCTTACAACTGCTTGGAAGGATCAAGAAGTAATCTTAAATATTGGGGGGAACAGTGCAAGATCAAGTGCCACAAATTATGCTTTGCAAAACCGAATTTCAATTTTAATGGAAATCAGAGGAGTTTCTGAAAAAGAAAAAGCGGCTAAAAGAAGAATTGAAACTTCATTTTTAACTGCACTATCTTATTTGGAAATTGCGGGTCAAAAAAGCGATTTGATAAAGGCAGCAATTCAAAAAGCAGATTTAGAAACTATAAACGAAGGAAGTGATATTGTATTAGAATCAGAATCCGAAAAAATAGATTTCCCTTTTGTATTTGTAAATACTTGTACAAATGAATATCAAACCATAACTTTTCAAGCTAATTTTAATATTAAGCAAAAACCGTTGGTGACCAGAAAAAGACCGGATGGCTATTTGTTAGTAACGAAAAGCAAGCAGATTTTTAAAATTTTGGATGCCTCGGGAATTGTCTATCAAGTTGTAGATAAACCAAAAAAAATCGAAGTTGAAACATACAACCAATTAGATAAGTTCAAATTTGAAATTTCTAATGAAACAATTGAAATTCCAACAGGTACAATTGTAATTAATGAACATCAAAAAATGGGTAATGTAATTATAGAATTAATGGAACCTGAAGAGAAAAACTCATTTGTATTTAATAATCTTCTCAAACCTTTTAAAGGGACAAATAAATTAAGAGTTTATAGAATCAACAAAGATCAAGTTTTACAATTACAAAACAAAAACTAGTTATTATGCGAAAAATATTATTTCTATCTTGTGTTATACTCTTGTTAATGGTCAATAGTATAACAGCACAAAAAAAGACAGCCAATAAAGTTGAATTGGACTCTACTTTGCTCTATATAAATGGAAAAGGTCTGTTCGTAAATCTTGGTAAAAAAGAGAAAACAGTATTGAATTTCTCTACAGCAATACAAACTGGAGGAGCTTATTCCCAGTTGGAGAATGCTTCGGGAACCCAACATACCGATAGGTTTTCTATCAATTTAGCACGTATTTATTTTACAGGATCATTTATAAATGAAAAAGTTTTGATGGGATTAACAACTGATTTTACAGGAACTACAGGTATTCTTGAGGCTTGGGTTGGTGTAAACTTTTTTGAGAAACATTTATTAGTATCAATGGGACAAAGACAAACAAAGACAAACAATAGATTAGCCCTTTCAGATGAAAGATTTGGGCAAGAATTAGCACAAACTATAGACGGTACTTCTAAAGATGGAGTTGCTTATGGTGGTTTGATGCAGAATTTTGTAGGAGCTACCAGAGAGGACGGGTTGTTTTTTGATGCTAATTTTTCTATTAATAAAATGAGAATATATCCTTCAATTGCTGTAACCACAGGTAATGGTCAAGGAATAAATTCTACCCAAGAAAATTTAGGATTTAAATATGGAGGGCGTCTTGATATTATGCCTCTGGGTGATTTTAAATTTAATAATGCCTTTATAAGTCATGATATGTATTATGAAACATCACCAAAATTCGCTTTTGGAATTGCAGGTAGTTACAATGTTCAAGCTAGCCATGCTACGGGTTCTGGTGCTAATCAAATTACAGGAATTTACGATGCTAACGGAAATATAGACTATGCCAATTATGCAAAAATTGTATCTGATTTTATATTTAAATATAAAGGATTTAGTTTTATCAGTGAGTTCACAAGCGCTGCTGTAAAGGGGAAAAATTTATATATAGACTCAGCAGGAAACAAAGAATTTACAGCACTTTATTCCAGTTCAAAATACAATACAGGTACTGTATTTAACCTTCAGTCTTCGTATATGTTTAAAAGTGGTTGGGTAATTGATACTAGATTCACAAATATCAATCCGGAATACTCTGTTCAAGAATCACTGATTCAAAAACAAAATTGGTACACTTTTGGTATCAATAAATACAACAAGTATAAAAATTTAAAAATAGGTATTAATACTACTTATATTGATAATTTTAATACTGAAACAAAATACAATTGGTATAGTAATTTAGCGGTCCAATTTATTCTCTAAACATAATAGTATTTAAAAATAAAATATTAATAATAAAACAGTTTTTATTATGAAAAAATTAAAAGTCTTTCTATTAATTGCTTTTTCGTTTTGTATGGCATGTACATCTGAAATTAAATTTGATAAAAAAGAGGAACCAATTCCACCTGATAATCCTGCAATATCAGATTTAATAATATCTGAATTGGCTACTTTTATAAATACAGATGCAACAGCAGGAGGTAAGCGAAATGGTTATATTGAATTGTATAATGGAACTGATAAAAGCCTTGATTTAAGTAATTATGCCATCGGTTACCAAGCCTCTACTGATGAAAAAACATTAGTAGAATGGAGTTTTACTAATAGTGCAAACGTATTATTATTAACCGGTATTGTTGATGCTGAAAAAACCTATGTGATTGCATCGCCTCAGGCAGATCCTTCTGTAGTACCAAGTGATCAATTGTGGGGAACAACAAGTACAGCCAATGCAGATGCTAGTAAACCACTACAGCTAAGTGGGAATAGTGCGATTGCTTTGCTTAAAAAAGATGCCGCAGGAACCTATTTAATTGCTGATGAATTGTATAAAATTATTGATGTATTTGGTGCTCCAAATGTTTCAAGGGTTACATCTACAGGTAGTAGTAGTTCTAGGAATAATTTAATGTGGCCTACAGCAGGCGAAAATGATGATACTCGAAACCGAACTTTTTGGAGAAAAAACACCGTAACAGAGCCTAATTCTAATTGGGAATTAAGCCGAGGAACAAATGCATTAGATTCAGAATGGATTCTCTCATTAGAAAGAAAATGGGATTATTCAAATATTGGAAAATTCACTAATATTTAGATTTTTATGATGTTTTCTGTTAATTTAAATTTATTTAAACTATCAAAAAATTTAAATGTTTGTAGTTATTAGTCCCTTCTTCGGAGGGGATTTTTTTGTAGTTGAATTTTGAATTGAATTCATTTTGTTGGTCAACTTTTTTTGAAGGACAGCAATATAAACACCTAAAATTAATTTTTCTCATTTTTATTTAAAGCATTTTGCGAGCAATTAACTATCCAGAGGATTTGAAATAAAAAAACTGAAACAGTTTATGGATTATTTTTTTTCACTCTTCTTTCGAAATTTAATTTTGGTCATGATAAATCCAATACCTAAACATAAAAGATCTTTA includes these proteins:
- a CDS encoding M14 family zinc carboxypeptidase; the protein is MKTLLYYLFFSITATSCFAQEKNGIYEKFFTDPVQDIPFPIAKGSSYYSGYQNTLDYINRLTVSYPELVTVSSIGASQRGYKVPLVIFSKKNNIPEQDKIRVCFLSSVHGDEPISTDGMLFLMDQLSNNDKYSQVLDNIILEIIPIVNVDGYIDDKRDSNNGTDLNRNLTILNVVETVNLKNAINKFNPHIVIDFHEYGPARKDFLEIDDCLTSSYDAMFLYTGNLNVNNSIRKVIVDDFVTPTKLKLEQNNRKVTDYLTTAWKDQEVILNIGGNSARSSATNYALQNRISILMEIRGVSEKEKAAKRRIETSFLTALSYLEIAGQKSDLIKAAIQKADLETINEGSDIVLESESEKIDFPFVFVNTCTNEYQTITFQANFNIKQKPLVTRKRPDGYLLVTKSKQIFKILDASGIVYQVVDKPKKIEVETYNQLDKFKFEISNETIEIPTGTIVINEHQKMGNVIIELMEPEEKNSFVFNNLLKPFKGTNKLRVYRINKDQVLQLQNKN
- a CDS encoding lamin tail domain-containing protein, giving the protein MKKLKVFLLIAFSFCMACTSEIKFDKKEEPIPPDNPAISDLIISELATFINTDATAGGKRNGYIELYNGTDKSLDLSNYAIGYQASTDEKTLVEWSFTNSANVLLLTGIVDAEKTYVIASPQADPSVVPSDQLWGTTSTANADASKPLQLSGNSAIALLKKDAAGTYLIADELYKIIDVFGAPNVSRVTSTGSSSSRNNLMWPTAGENDDTRNRTFWRKNTVTEPNSNWELSRGTNALDSEWILSLERKWDYSNIGKFTNI